In a genomic window of Canis lupus dingo isolate Sandy chromosome 35, ASM325472v2, whole genome shotgun sequence:
- the FAM217A gene encoding protein FAM217A isoform X4 has product MARLTQRAVVSPEHLPLPLGHGGCDKISWLPEEKVFSNVQREKIISKFLKESVLKRVFRSKQMRWDSSDRQKEGPGYSFPGTRKTCLTGIWIRKYLLLKIKISHLERIVQQVNHLEIPIDQLMLELNSSEHAHKRTQNSKQGMFQLWSYPLNEGSTMENRDFKKSAVETGFNVTNNPMRLFTLNHSLTSASFDKQVDPYPGLQMPSGLCWPYADGDFFKDRNEPYINLCSTAENNSGESLCAPNWNLKYGNSSVEENLTDESDLSENEKANDSLLSYFKKMDLNLKPETIENVEESFTEEPSEVFPYPDFLPSPFNTLDLHKLALSKSETWKATVEPPESSVEHLITRLLEMERLQHLTIQKERPRLQTTFCAPAATERPFSSKAIPKMRQPKLSDSLSLQTTCVNKSREKRKSTCGSCKLEQNASKWNGSNAGKCKWTSKPPSLKSSSTTKQLVATCDDIRNLKSSILNPCQELSTKATTSQTAQSLVKMVSTRCLPPRSPIPVSAIPLSFPENQREEIKAPRTKKKTYQKNIELNKSLYIQKLNCLSPSFTAKDKCSPIDQK; this is encoded by the exons ATGGCCCGGCTGACCCAG AGGGCTGTTGTGTCTCCAGAacaccttccccttcccctcgGCCACGGTGGATGTGATAAGATCAGCTGGCTTCCAGAAGAGAAAGTATTCAGTAATGTTCAAAGGGAAAAGATCATCTCCAAGTTTCTTAAAGAAAGCGTTCTAAAGAGAGTGTTCCGATCAAAGCAGATGAGGTGGGACAGTTCCGACCGCCAGAAAGAAGGCCCAGGCTACAGCTTTCCTGGCACCAGAAA AACTTGTCTCACTGGAATTTGGATTCGGAAGTACCTgctcctgaaaataaaaatctcccacCTGGAAAGGATAGTGCAGCAGGTG AACCATTTGGAAATTCCAATAGATCAACTGATGCTAGAACTTAATTCGTCAGAGCATGCTCACAAAAGAACGCAG AATAGTAAACAAGGGATGTTTCAGTTATGGAGTTATCCTCTTAACGAAGGAAGTACCATGGAGAACAG ggATTTCAAAAAGTCTGCAGTGGAAACTGGCTTTAATGTAACCAATAATCCCATGAGGCTCTTCACTCTGAACCACTCACTGACAAGTGCTTCATTCGATAAGCAAGTTGATCCTTACCCAGGACTACAGATGCCGTCAGGTCTCTGCTGGCCCTATGCCGATGGAGACTTCTTTAAGGACAGAAATGAGCCTTATATTAATTTATGTTCAACTGCAGAAAACAATAGTGGTGAATCTTTATGTGCCCCAAACTGGAACTTGAAATACGGAAACAGCAGTGTGGAAGAAAACTTAACAGACGAAAGTGatttatctgaaaatgaaaaagcaaacgaTAGTTTGCtcagctattttaaaaagatggaccTGAACTTAAAGCcagaaacaatagaaaatgtTGAGGAATCTTTCACAGAGGAACCAAGTGAAGTATTTCCATATCCcgattttctcccttctcctttcaaTACCCTGGACTTGCACAAATTAGCCCTCTCAAAATCTGAAACTTGGAAAGCGACAGTGGAGCCTCCAGAAAGCTCTGTTGAACATTTGATCACTCGTTTACTGGAAATGGAAAGATTACAACATCTGACTATACAAAAAGAGAGGCCCAGACTACAAACTACCTTCTGTGCTCCTGCAGCTACTGAACGACCTTTCTCCTCCAAAGCTATCCCCAAAATGAGACAGCCCAAACTTTCGGACTCTCTGAGTCTTCAGACAACTTGTGTCAATAAAAGtcgtgaaaaaagaaaaagcacttgtGGATCTTGCAAGCTTGAACAAAATGCTTCAAAATGGAATGGGAGCAATGCCGGCAAATGCAAATGGACTTCCAAACCACCATCTCTCAAAAGTTCATCCACCACCAAACAATTGGTTGCAACTTGTGATGACATTAGGAACCTCAAAAGCTCCATTTTAAATCCATGCCAAGAACTCTCAACCAAGGCCACTACTTCCCAGACAGCCCAATCATTGGTTAAAATGGTCTCAACCAGATGTCTGCCACCAAGGTCTCCGATCCCAGTTTCAGCTATACCTCTGTCTTTTCCCGAAAATCAGAGAGAAGAAATTAAGGCACCAAGGACCAAAAAGAAAACTTATCaaaaaaacattgaattaaaCAAATCACTCTATATTCAGAAGTTAAACTGTTTATCACCTTCCTTTACAGCTAAGGATAAGTGTTCACCCATTGACCAAAAATaa
- the FAM217A gene encoding protein FAM217A isoform X3 has translation MRWDSSDRQKEGPGYSFPGTRKKPEAAGAPAQPFAPPAEGPGARGGGRGDDGGDHTWACGALGILRKQRSKMGRRSGESGGSSPGAPGTPPQNLSHWNLDSEVPAPENKNLPPGKDSAAGGKINKNHLEIPIDQLMLELNSSEHAHKRTQNSKQGMFQLWSYPLNEGSTMENRDFKKSAVETGFNVTNNPMRLFTLNHSLTSASFDKQVDPYPGLQMPSGLCWPYADGDFFKDRNEPYINLCSTAENNSGESLCAPNWNLKYGNSSVEENLTDESDLSENEKANDSLLSYFKKMDLNLKPETIENVEESFTEEPSEVFPYPDFLPSPFNTLDLHKLALSKSETWKATVEPPESSVEHLITRLLEMERLQHLTIQKERPRLQTTFCAPAATERPFSSKAIPKMRQPKLSDSLSLQTTCVNKSREKRKSTCGSCKLEQNASKWNGSNAGKCKWTSKPPSLKSSSTTKQLVATCDDIRNLKSSILNPCQELSTKATTSQTAQSLVKMVSTRCLPPRSPIPVSAIPLSFPENQREEIKAPRTKKKTYQKNIELNKSLYIQKLNCLSPSFTAKDKCSPIDQK, from the exons ATGAGGTGGGACAGTTCCGACCGCCAGAAAGAAGGCCCAGGCTACAGCTTTCCTGGCACCAGAAA GAAGCCCGAGGCCGCGGGGGCGCCCGCCCAGCCGTTCGCGCCGCCCGCGGAGGGgcccggggctcggggcggcggccgcggagACGACGGCGGGGACCACACGTGGGCCTGCGGCGCCCTGGG GATTCTAAGGAAACAGAGGagcaaaatggggagaagaaGCGGTGAGAGCGGCGGCAGCAGCCCTGGCGCCCCCGGCACCCCTCCCCAG AACTTGTCTCACTGGAATTTGGATTCGGAAGTACCTgctcctgaaaataaaaatctcccacCTGGAAAGGATAGTGCAGCAGGTG GCAAAATTAACAAG AACCATTTGGAAATTCCAATAGATCAACTGATGCTAGAACTTAATTCGTCAGAGCATGCTCACAAAAGAACGCAG AATAGTAAACAAGGGATGTTTCAGTTATGGAGTTATCCTCTTAACGAAGGAAGTACCATGGAGAACAG ggATTTCAAAAAGTCTGCAGTGGAAACTGGCTTTAATGTAACCAATAATCCCATGAGGCTCTTCACTCTGAACCACTCACTGACAAGTGCTTCATTCGATAAGCAAGTTGATCCTTACCCAGGACTACAGATGCCGTCAGGTCTCTGCTGGCCCTATGCCGATGGAGACTTCTTTAAGGACAGAAATGAGCCTTATATTAATTTATGTTCAACTGCAGAAAACAATAGTGGTGAATCTTTATGTGCCCCAAACTGGAACTTGAAATACGGAAACAGCAGTGTGGAAGAAAACTTAACAGACGAAAGTGatttatctgaaaatgaaaaagcaaacgaTAGTTTGCtcagctattttaaaaagatggaccTGAACTTAAAGCcagaaacaatagaaaatgtTGAGGAATCTTTCACAGAGGAACCAAGTGAAGTATTTCCATATCCcgattttctcccttctcctttcaaTACCCTGGACTTGCACAAATTAGCCCTCTCAAAATCTGAAACTTGGAAAGCGACAGTGGAGCCTCCAGAAAGCTCTGTTGAACATTTGATCACTCGTTTACTGGAAATGGAAAGATTACAACATCTGACTATACAAAAAGAGAGGCCCAGACTACAAACTACCTTCTGTGCTCCTGCAGCTACTGAACGACCTTTCTCCTCCAAAGCTATCCCCAAAATGAGACAGCCCAAACTTTCGGACTCTCTGAGTCTTCAGACAACTTGTGTCAATAAAAGtcgtgaaaaaagaaaaagcacttgtGGATCTTGCAAGCTTGAACAAAATGCTTCAAAATGGAATGGGAGCAATGCCGGCAAATGCAAATGGACTTCCAAACCACCATCTCTCAAAAGTTCATCCACCACCAAACAATTGGTTGCAACTTGTGATGACATTAGGAACCTCAAAAGCTCCATTTTAAATCCATGCCAAGAACTCTCAACCAAGGCCACTACTTCCCAGACAGCCCAATCATTGGTTAAAATGGTCTCAACCAGATGTCTGCCACCAAGGTCTCCGATCCCAGTTTCAGCTATACCTCTGTCTTTTCCCGAAAATCAGAGAGAAGAAATTAAGGCACCAAGGACCAAAAAGAAAACTTATCaaaaaaacattgaattaaaCAAATCACTCTATATTCAGAAGTTAAACTGTTTATCACCTTCCTTTACAGCTAAGGATAAGTGTTCACCCATTGACCAAAAATaa
- the FAM217A gene encoding protein FAM217A isoform X2 has product MARLTQRAVVSPEHLPLPLGHGGCDKISWLPEEKVFSNVQREKIISKFLKESVLKRVFRSKQMRWDSSDRQKEGPGYSFPGTRKILRKQRSKMGRRSGESGGSSPGAPGTPPQNLSHWNLDSEVPAPENKNLPPGKDSAAGGKINKNHLEIPIDQLMLELNSSEHAHKRTQNSKQGMFQLWSYPLNEGSTMENRDFKKSAVETGFNVTNNPMRLFTLNHSLTSASFDKQVDPYPGLQMPSGLCWPYADGDFFKDRNEPYINLCSTAENNSGESLCAPNWNLKYGNSSVEENLTDESDLSENEKANDSLLSYFKKMDLNLKPETIENVEESFTEEPSEVFPYPDFLPSPFNTLDLHKLALSKSETWKATVEPPESSVEHLITRLLEMERLQHLTIQKERPRLQTTFCAPAATERPFSSKAIPKMRQPKLSDSLSLQTTCVNKSREKRKSTCGSCKLEQNASKWNGSNAGKCKWTSKPPSLKSSSTTKQLVATCDDIRNLKSSILNPCQELSTKATTSQTAQSLVKMVSTRCLPPRSPIPVSAIPLSFPENQREEIKAPRTKKKTYQKNIELNKSLYIQKLNCLSPSFTAKDKCSPIDQK; this is encoded by the exons ATGGCCCGGCTGACCCAG AGGGCTGTTGTGTCTCCAGAacaccttccccttcccctcgGCCACGGTGGATGTGATAAGATCAGCTGGCTTCCAGAAGAGAAAGTATTCAGTAATGTTCAAAGGGAAAAGATCATCTCCAAGTTTCTTAAAGAAAGCGTTCTAAAGAGAGTGTTCCGATCAAAGCAGATGAGGTGGGACAGTTCCGACCGCCAGAAAGAAGGCCCAGGCTACAGCTTTCCTGGCACCAGAAA GATTCTAAGGAAACAGAGGagcaaaatggggagaagaaGCGGTGAGAGCGGCGGCAGCAGCCCTGGCGCCCCCGGCACCCCTCCCCAG AACTTGTCTCACTGGAATTTGGATTCGGAAGTACCTgctcctgaaaataaaaatctcccacCTGGAAAGGATAGTGCAGCAGGTG GCAAAATTAACAAG AACCATTTGGAAATTCCAATAGATCAACTGATGCTAGAACTTAATTCGTCAGAGCATGCTCACAAAAGAACGCAG AATAGTAAACAAGGGATGTTTCAGTTATGGAGTTATCCTCTTAACGAAGGAAGTACCATGGAGAACAG ggATTTCAAAAAGTCTGCAGTGGAAACTGGCTTTAATGTAACCAATAATCCCATGAGGCTCTTCACTCTGAACCACTCACTGACAAGTGCTTCATTCGATAAGCAAGTTGATCCTTACCCAGGACTACAGATGCCGTCAGGTCTCTGCTGGCCCTATGCCGATGGAGACTTCTTTAAGGACAGAAATGAGCCTTATATTAATTTATGTTCAACTGCAGAAAACAATAGTGGTGAATCTTTATGTGCCCCAAACTGGAACTTGAAATACGGAAACAGCAGTGTGGAAGAAAACTTAACAGACGAAAGTGatttatctgaaaatgaaaaagcaaacgaTAGTTTGCtcagctattttaaaaagatggaccTGAACTTAAAGCcagaaacaatagaaaatgtTGAGGAATCTTTCACAGAGGAACCAAGTGAAGTATTTCCATATCCcgattttctcccttctcctttcaaTACCCTGGACTTGCACAAATTAGCCCTCTCAAAATCTGAAACTTGGAAAGCGACAGTGGAGCCTCCAGAAAGCTCTGTTGAACATTTGATCACTCGTTTACTGGAAATGGAAAGATTACAACATCTGACTATACAAAAAGAGAGGCCCAGACTACAAACTACCTTCTGTGCTCCTGCAGCTACTGAACGACCTTTCTCCTCCAAAGCTATCCCCAAAATGAGACAGCCCAAACTTTCGGACTCTCTGAGTCTTCAGACAACTTGTGTCAATAAAAGtcgtgaaaaaagaaaaagcacttgtGGATCTTGCAAGCTTGAACAAAATGCTTCAAAATGGAATGGGAGCAATGCCGGCAAATGCAAATGGACTTCCAAACCACCATCTCTCAAAAGTTCATCCACCACCAAACAATTGGTTGCAACTTGTGATGACATTAGGAACCTCAAAAGCTCCATTTTAAATCCATGCCAAGAACTCTCAACCAAGGCCACTACTTCCCAGACAGCCCAATCATTGGTTAAAATGGTCTCAACCAGATGTCTGCCACCAAGGTCTCCGATCCCAGTTTCAGCTATACCTCTGTCTTTTCCCGAAAATCAGAGAGAAGAAATTAAGGCACCAAGGACCAAAAAGAAAACTTATCaaaaaaacattgaattaaaCAAATCACTCTATATTCAGAAGTTAAACTGTTTATCACCTTCCTTTACAGCTAAGGATAAGTGTTCACCCATTGACCAAAAATaa
- the FAM217A gene encoding protein FAM217A isoform X1, with the protein MARLTQRAVVSPEHLPLPLGHGGCDKISWLPEEKVFSNVQREKIISKFLKESVLKRVFRSKQMRWDSSDRQKEGPGYSFPGTRKKPEAAGAPAQPFAPPAEGPGARGGGRGDDGGDHTWACGALGILRKQRSKMGRRSGESGGSSPGAPGTPPQNLSHWNLDSEVPAPENKNLPPGKDSAAGGKINKNHLEIPIDQLMLELNSSEHAHKRTQNSKQGMFQLWSYPLNEGSTMENRDFKKSAVETGFNVTNNPMRLFTLNHSLTSASFDKQVDPYPGLQMPSGLCWPYADGDFFKDRNEPYINLCSTAENNSGESLCAPNWNLKYGNSSVEENLTDESDLSENEKANDSLLSYFKKMDLNLKPETIENVEESFTEEPSEVFPYPDFLPSPFNTLDLHKLALSKSETWKATVEPPESSVEHLITRLLEMERLQHLTIQKERPRLQTTFCAPAATERPFSSKAIPKMRQPKLSDSLSLQTTCVNKSREKRKSTCGSCKLEQNASKWNGSNAGKCKWTSKPPSLKSSSTTKQLVATCDDIRNLKSSILNPCQELSTKATTSQTAQSLVKMVSTRCLPPRSPIPVSAIPLSFPENQREEIKAPRTKKKTYQKNIELNKSLYIQKLNCLSPSFTAKDKCSPIDQK; encoded by the exons ATGGCCCGGCTGACCCAG AGGGCTGTTGTGTCTCCAGAacaccttccccttcccctcgGCCACGGTGGATGTGATAAGATCAGCTGGCTTCCAGAAGAGAAAGTATTCAGTAATGTTCAAAGGGAAAAGATCATCTCCAAGTTTCTTAAAGAAAGCGTTCTAAAGAGAGTGTTCCGATCAAAGCAGATGAGGTGGGACAGTTCCGACCGCCAGAAAGAAGGCCCAGGCTACAGCTTTCCTGGCACCAGAAA GAAGCCCGAGGCCGCGGGGGCGCCCGCCCAGCCGTTCGCGCCGCCCGCGGAGGGgcccggggctcggggcggcggccgcggagACGACGGCGGGGACCACACGTGGGCCTGCGGCGCCCTGGG GATTCTAAGGAAACAGAGGagcaaaatggggagaagaaGCGGTGAGAGCGGCGGCAGCAGCCCTGGCGCCCCCGGCACCCCTCCCCAG AACTTGTCTCACTGGAATTTGGATTCGGAAGTACCTgctcctgaaaataaaaatctcccacCTGGAAAGGATAGTGCAGCAGGTG GCAAAATTAACAAG AACCATTTGGAAATTCCAATAGATCAACTGATGCTAGAACTTAATTCGTCAGAGCATGCTCACAAAAGAACGCAG AATAGTAAACAAGGGATGTTTCAGTTATGGAGTTATCCTCTTAACGAAGGAAGTACCATGGAGAACAG ggATTTCAAAAAGTCTGCAGTGGAAACTGGCTTTAATGTAACCAATAATCCCATGAGGCTCTTCACTCTGAACCACTCACTGACAAGTGCTTCATTCGATAAGCAAGTTGATCCTTACCCAGGACTACAGATGCCGTCAGGTCTCTGCTGGCCCTATGCCGATGGAGACTTCTTTAAGGACAGAAATGAGCCTTATATTAATTTATGTTCAACTGCAGAAAACAATAGTGGTGAATCTTTATGTGCCCCAAACTGGAACTTGAAATACGGAAACAGCAGTGTGGAAGAAAACTTAACAGACGAAAGTGatttatctgaaaatgaaaaagcaaacgaTAGTTTGCtcagctattttaaaaagatggaccTGAACTTAAAGCcagaaacaatagaaaatgtTGAGGAATCTTTCACAGAGGAACCAAGTGAAGTATTTCCATATCCcgattttctcccttctcctttcaaTACCCTGGACTTGCACAAATTAGCCCTCTCAAAATCTGAAACTTGGAAAGCGACAGTGGAGCCTCCAGAAAGCTCTGTTGAACATTTGATCACTCGTTTACTGGAAATGGAAAGATTACAACATCTGACTATACAAAAAGAGAGGCCCAGACTACAAACTACCTTCTGTGCTCCTGCAGCTACTGAACGACCTTTCTCCTCCAAAGCTATCCCCAAAATGAGACAGCCCAAACTTTCGGACTCTCTGAGTCTTCAGACAACTTGTGTCAATAAAAGtcgtgaaaaaagaaaaagcacttgtGGATCTTGCAAGCTTGAACAAAATGCTTCAAAATGGAATGGGAGCAATGCCGGCAAATGCAAATGGACTTCCAAACCACCATCTCTCAAAAGTTCATCCACCACCAAACAATTGGTTGCAACTTGTGATGACATTAGGAACCTCAAAAGCTCCATTTTAAATCCATGCCAAGAACTCTCAACCAAGGCCACTACTTCCCAGACAGCCCAATCATTGGTTAAAATGGTCTCAACCAGATGTCTGCCACCAAGGTCTCCGATCCCAGTTTCAGCTATACCTCTGTCTTTTCCCGAAAATCAGAGAGAAGAAATTAAGGCACCAAGGACCAAAAAGAAAACTTATCaaaaaaacattgaattaaaCAAATCACTCTATATTCAGAAGTTAAACTGTTTATCACCTTCCTTTACAGCTAAGGATAAGTGTTCACCCATTGACCAAAAATaa
- the FAM217A gene encoding protein FAM217A isoform X5, with product MQRLANLSHWNLDSEVPAPENKNLPPGKDSAAGGKINKNHLEIPIDQLMLELNSSEHAHKRTQNSKQGMFQLWSYPLNEGSTMENRDFKKSAVETGFNVTNNPMRLFTLNHSLTSASFDKQVDPYPGLQMPSGLCWPYADGDFFKDRNEPYINLCSTAENNSGESLCAPNWNLKYGNSSVEENLTDESDLSENEKANDSLLSYFKKMDLNLKPETIENVEESFTEEPSEVFPYPDFLPSPFNTLDLHKLALSKSETWKATVEPPESSVEHLITRLLEMERLQHLTIQKERPRLQTTFCAPAATERPFSSKAIPKMRQPKLSDSLSLQTTCVNKSREKRKSTCGSCKLEQNASKWNGSNAGKCKWTSKPPSLKSSSTTKQLVATCDDIRNLKSSILNPCQELSTKATTSQTAQSLVKMVSTRCLPPRSPIPVSAIPLSFPENQREEIKAPRTKKKTYQKNIELNKSLYIQKLNCLSPSFTAKDKCSPIDQK from the exons ATGCAGAGACTGGCC AACTTGTCTCACTGGAATTTGGATTCGGAAGTACCTgctcctgaaaataaaaatctcccacCTGGAAAGGATAGTGCAGCAGGTG GCAAAATTAACAAG AACCATTTGGAAATTCCAATAGATCAACTGATGCTAGAACTTAATTCGTCAGAGCATGCTCACAAAAGAACGCAG AATAGTAAACAAGGGATGTTTCAGTTATGGAGTTATCCTCTTAACGAAGGAAGTACCATGGAGAACAG ggATTTCAAAAAGTCTGCAGTGGAAACTGGCTTTAATGTAACCAATAATCCCATGAGGCTCTTCACTCTGAACCACTCACTGACAAGTGCTTCATTCGATAAGCAAGTTGATCCTTACCCAGGACTACAGATGCCGTCAGGTCTCTGCTGGCCCTATGCCGATGGAGACTTCTTTAAGGACAGAAATGAGCCTTATATTAATTTATGTTCAACTGCAGAAAACAATAGTGGTGAATCTTTATGTGCCCCAAACTGGAACTTGAAATACGGAAACAGCAGTGTGGAAGAAAACTTAACAGACGAAAGTGatttatctgaaaatgaaaaagcaaacgaTAGTTTGCtcagctattttaaaaagatggaccTGAACTTAAAGCcagaaacaatagaaaatgtTGAGGAATCTTTCACAGAGGAACCAAGTGAAGTATTTCCATATCCcgattttctcccttctcctttcaaTACCCTGGACTTGCACAAATTAGCCCTCTCAAAATCTGAAACTTGGAAAGCGACAGTGGAGCCTCCAGAAAGCTCTGTTGAACATTTGATCACTCGTTTACTGGAAATGGAAAGATTACAACATCTGACTATACAAAAAGAGAGGCCCAGACTACAAACTACCTTCTGTGCTCCTGCAGCTACTGAACGACCTTTCTCCTCCAAAGCTATCCCCAAAATGAGACAGCCCAAACTTTCGGACTCTCTGAGTCTTCAGACAACTTGTGTCAATAAAAGtcgtgaaaaaagaaaaagcacttgtGGATCTTGCAAGCTTGAACAAAATGCTTCAAAATGGAATGGGAGCAATGCCGGCAAATGCAAATGGACTTCCAAACCACCATCTCTCAAAAGTTCATCCACCACCAAACAATTGGTTGCAACTTGTGATGACATTAGGAACCTCAAAAGCTCCATTTTAAATCCATGCCAAGAACTCTCAACCAAGGCCACTACTTCCCAGACAGCCCAATCATTGGTTAAAATGGTCTCAACCAGATGTCTGCCACCAAGGTCTCCGATCCCAGTTTCAGCTATACCTCTGTCTTTTCCCGAAAATCAGAGAGAAGAAATTAAGGCACCAAGGACCAAAAAGAAAACTTATCaaaaaaacattgaattaaaCAAATCACTCTATATTCAGAAGTTAAACTGTTTATCACCTTCCTTTACAGCTAAGGATAAGTGTTCACCCATTGACCAAAAATaa
- the FAM217A gene encoding protein FAM217A isoform X6 has product MGRRSGESGGSSPGAPGTPPQNLSHWNLDSEVPAPENKNLPPGKDSAAGGKINKNHLEIPIDQLMLELNSSEHAHKRTQNSKQGMFQLWSYPLNEGSTMENRDFKKSAVETGFNVTNNPMRLFTLNHSLTSASFDKQVDPYPGLQMPSGLCWPYADGDFFKDRNEPYINLCSTAENNSGESLCAPNWNLKYGNSSVEENLTDESDLSENEKANDSLLSYFKKMDLNLKPETIENVEESFTEEPSEVFPYPDFLPSPFNTLDLHKLALSKSETWKATVEPPESSVEHLITRLLEMERLQHLTIQKERPRLQTTFCAPAATERPFSSKAIPKMRQPKLSDSLSLQTTCVNKSREKRKSTCGSCKLEQNASKWNGSNAGKCKWTSKPPSLKSSSTTKQLVATCDDIRNLKSSILNPCQELSTKATTSQTAQSLVKMVSTRCLPPRSPIPVSAIPLSFPENQREEIKAPRTKKKTYQKNIELNKSLYIQKLNCLSPSFTAKDKCSPIDQK; this is encoded by the exons atggggagaagaaGCGGTGAGAGCGGCGGCAGCAGCCCTGGCGCCCCCGGCACCCCTCCCCAG AACTTGTCTCACTGGAATTTGGATTCGGAAGTACCTgctcctgaaaataaaaatctcccacCTGGAAAGGATAGTGCAGCAGGTG GCAAAATTAACAAG AACCATTTGGAAATTCCAATAGATCAACTGATGCTAGAACTTAATTCGTCAGAGCATGCTCACAAAAGAACGCAG AATAGTAAACAAGGGATGTTTCAGTTATGGAGTTATCCTCTTAACGAAGGAAGTACCATGGAGAACAG ggATTTCAAAAAGTCTGCAGTGGAAACTGGCTTTAATGTAACCAATAATCCCATGAGGCTCTTCACTCTGAACCACTCACTGACAAGTGCTTCATTCGATAAGCAAGTTGATCCTTACCCAGGACTACAGATGCCGTCAGGTCTCTGCTGGCCCTATGCCGATGGAGACTTCTTTAAGGACAGAAATGAGCCTTATATTAATTTATGTTCAACTGCAGAAAACAATAGTGGTGAATCTTTATGTGCCCCAAACTGGAACTTGAAATACGGAAACAGCAGTGTGGAAGAAAACTTAACAGACGAAAGTGatttatctgaaaatgaaaaagcaaacgaTAGTTTGCtcagctattttaaaaagatggaccTGAACTTAAAGCcagaaacaatagaaaatgtTGAGGAATCTTTCACAGAGGAACCAAGTGAAGTATTTCCATATCCcgattttctcccttctcctttcaaTACCCTGGACTTGCACAAATTAGCCCTCTCAAAATCTGAAACTTGGAAAGCGACAGTGGAGCCTCCAGAAAGCTCTGTTGAACATTTGATCACTCGTTTACTGGAAATGGAAAGATTACAACATCTGACTATACAAAAAGAGAGGCCCAGACTACAAACTACCTTCTGTGCTCCTGCAGCTACTGAACGACCTTTCTCCTCCAAAGCTATCCCCAAAATGAGACAGCCCAAACTTTCGGACTCTCTGAGTCTTCAGACAACTTGTGTCAATAAAAGtcgtgaaaaaagaaaaagcacttgtGGATCTTGCAAGCTTGAACAAAATGCTTCAAAATGGAATGGGAGCAATGCCGGCAAATGCAAATGGACTTCCAAACCACCATCTCTCAAAAGTTCATCCACCACCAAACAATTGGTTGCAACTTGTGATGACATTAGGAACCTCAAAAGCTCCATTTTAAATCCATGCCAAGAACTCTCAACCAAGGCCACTACTTCCCAGACAGCCCAATCATTGGTTAAAATGGTCTCAACCAGATGTCTGCCACCAAGGTCTCCGATCCCAGTTTCAGCTATACCTCTGTCTTTTCCCGAAAATCAGAGAGAAGAAATTAAGGCACCAAGGACCAAAAAGAAAACTTATCaaaaaaacattgaattaaaCAAATCACTCTATATTCAGAAGTTAAACTGTTTATCACCTTCCTTTACAGCTAAGGATAAGTGTTCACCCATTGACCAAAAATaa